Proteins from one Xenopus tropicalis strain Nigerian chromosome 1, UCB_Xtro_10.0, whole genome shotgun sequence genomic window:
- the ltb4r gene encoding leukotriene B4 receptor 1 — MTELFTIDYQMSTINSSFGNVTQRPNPLSGSSSRLGIAILSLAFIIGFPGNAFIIWTVLTRMKKRTVTCILILHLAIADMVVILTAPFFLHFLDNGNWVFGENVCKLCHYIGCLSMYASIWLISFMSMDRFLAVAKPFTSQIMRTKTAVRGIVLAIWLVAFLCSIPMPFYRTVLTFRNMTICMPLHKSPGHIVFQYLFETMIGFLIPFSIIVFCYLYICLRLRTAKFQSKHKTNRLVTLIVATFCLFWLPYHVVNIIQVTGALTSGPTGLKLMKAAQKARPNVTALVFLSSSVNPVLYAYAGGSFIRTAGMGFMAKLFEGTSSEVSSFRKVSQAFRQRSRNESVELGKLGETQEESKTFSTNPTE; from the exons ATGACTGAGCTG TTCACAATAGACTACCAGATGTCGACTATCAATTCCAGTTTTGGAAATGTCACTCAGCGTCCAAATCCACTCTCTGGATCCTCGTCGCGTCTTGGAATTGCCATCCTATCACTGGCTTTCATCATTGGTTTCCCCGGCAATGCCTTCATTATATGGACTGTGTTGACACGCATGAAGAAACGCACCGTGACTTGTATTCTTATTTTGCATCTGGCCATAGCGGATATGGTTGTAATCCTCACTGCACCATTCTTCCTACATTTTTTAGATAATGGCAACTGGGTGTTTGGGGAAAACGTTTGCAAACTTTGCCATTACATCGGCTGCCTGAGTATGTATGCAAGCATTTGGCTAATATCTTTCATGAGCATGGACCGTTTTCTAGCTGTTGCCAAACCATTTACCTCTCAGATTATGAGAACAAAGACAGCAGTGAGAGGTATAGTTCTGGCTATATGGCTGGTAGCATTTCTTTGTTCTATTCCCATGCCATTTTATCGCACTGTGTTGACATTTCGCAACATGACGATCTGCATGCCACTGCACAAAAGTCCTGGGCACATAGTATTCCAATATCTATTTGAGACTATGATAGGCTTTTTAATCCCATTCAGTATAATTGTTTTCTGCTACCTTTACATTTGCCTGCGCTTACGCACTGCAAAATTTCAGAGCAAACATAAGACAAATCGCCTGGTTACCCTTATTGTTGCAACATTTTGCTTGTTTTGGCTTCCTTACCATGTGGTGAATATCATACAGGTAACTGGAGCACTTACATCAGGCCCCACAGGACTGAAATTAATGAAAGCAGCACAAAAAGCCCGACCCAATGTGACAGCCTTGGTCTTCCTCAGCAGTAGTGTCAACCCAGTACTGTATGCATATGCTGGAGGCTCCTTTATCAGAACTGCAGGGATGGGATTTATGGCCAAGCTCTTTGAAGGAACCTCTTCTGAGGTCTCTAGTTTCAGGAAAGTGTCCCAAGCCTTTCGACAGAGAAGTCGTAATGAGTCAGTGGAACTTGGAAAACTTGGAGAAACTCAAGAGGAGAGCAAGACATTTTCTACCAATCCAACAGAGTGA